Proteins encoded together in one Coffea arabica cultivar ET-39 chromosome 2c, Coffea Arabica ET-39 HiFi, whole genome shotgun sequence window:
- the LOC113727286 gene encoding U-box domain-containing protein 24-like, with the protein MMGTEIETSSEIVLEERTSVDEVASVTKDSESSLGEAFTEFSLLVKKLSPLLDELRKNKLVDRDAIYQAIESLEVEFYRAKNLLSSTNIHSSPSKHIEDVTQNLGRSLGLVLFAGHEVSMANKEKIEALRKEIMSTKFDWCSQRESVSINDVFTEEDSEEEIVEEDRIILDIKDVVFQLSSGNDEESKRAILQLDALVRENTITDQTIDDESIISVLCNRLSSSKSNNRLAIIRLLRSMIRKNDKNKEKMEEVGRLSVLVKSLTRDVEERKEAVALLTSLSDIPAVRRRIGRIQGCILMLVSIYNDEDQEASNDAGRLLNALSNNIQNVLNMAEAGYFKPLIQYLKEGSDMSKVLMATALSRMQLTDQRKASLGEYGAIEPLVNMFSRGKFEAKLSALSALQNLSSLKDNIQRLISSGVVVHLLQLLFSVTSVLMTLREPASAILAMIAQSERILDKPDVAQQMLSLLNLSSPVIQCHLLNALNSIAGHTSAVKVRKKMKENGGIQLLIPFLVYGNSKTRSSVLQLIYTLSKGDQQDLAQQLGEMNINIIAGIISQSTPESEKAAAVGILSNLPSSDRKVTDMLKHANMLPTLVSMLSSLSAASTPTAMRTAESIAGVLIRFTAPSDKKLQHFSANQGVIAALVKLLVHGSVVAKSRAATCLAQLSQNSLSLKKSRKSNWLCAPPSMDGYCEVHDGYCSPKSTFCLIKADAVPHLIRVLEGTEREADEAVLSSLATLLQEEIWENGSYLIAKYSGIQAIIKVIEFGSVKAQEKALWNLERIFRVESHRVQHCESAQVVLIDLAQNGDPKLKPASAKLLAQLELLQVQSSYF; encoded by the exons ATGATGGGTACAGAAATTGAAACTTCTTCCGAGATTGTATTAGAAGAAAGGACTTCAGTCGATGAAGTTGCATCAGTGACAAAAGATTCAGAATCATCTCTTGGAGAGGCCTTTACAGAGTTCTCTCTGCTCGTAAAAAAACTGAGTCCACTTCTTGATGAATTGAGGAAAAACAAGCTTGTCGACCGGGATGCAATTTACCAAGCCATTGAATCACTTGAGGTGGAATTTTATCGTGCAAAAAATTTGCTAAGTAGCACGAATATTCATTCATCTCCATCAAAGCACATAGAAGATGTTACACAGAATCTTGGGAGGTCATTAGGCCTTGTTCTCTTTGCTGGTCATGAAGTATCAATGGCCAACAAAGAAAAGATTGAAGCACTGCGTAAAGAAATTATGAGTACCAAGTTTGACTGGTGTTCTCAACGAGAATCAGTGTCTATTAATGATGTCTTCACGGAGGAAGATTCAGAGGAAGAAATAGTTGAGGAAGATAGAATTATTTTAGATATTAAAGATGTCGTTTTTCAGCTCAGTTCTGGGAATGATGAAGAATCTAAACGTGCAATTCTCCAGTTGGACGCTTTGGTTAGGGAAAATACGATTACTGATCAAACAATTGACGATGAGAGTATTATATCAGTTTTGTGTAACCGGTTGAGTTCAAGTAAATCAAACAACAGACTTGCCATAATCAGACTGCTAAGAAGCATGATTCGAAAGAATGATAAAAACAAG GAAAAGATGGAAGAAGTGGGACGTTTATCGGTGTTGGTCAAGTCATTGACGAGGGATGTGGAAGAGAGGAAGGAAGCTGTGGCACTTTTAACTAGCCTTTCAGATATTCCTGCAGTTAGGAGAAGAATTGGGAGAATTCAAGGGTGTATTTTAATGCTGGTTTCCATCTACAATGACGAGGATCAAGAGGCATCTAATGATGCAGGAAGACTATTAAATGCTTTGTCAAACAATATTCAAAATGTTCTAAATATGGCTGAGGCTGGCTACTTCAAACCTCTAATACAGTACCTGAAGGAAG GTTCTGATATGAGTAAGGTTCTAATGGCAACAGCCCTTTCAAGGATGCAGTTGACTGATCAACGTAAAGCTTCCCTTGGAGAATATGGGGCAATTGAACCTTTGGTTAACATGTTCAGTAGAGGAAAGTTTGAGGCCAAGCTATCAGCCTTGAGTGCATTGCAAAACTTATCTAGCTTGAAAGATAATATCCAACGATTGATTAGTTCTGGTGTGGTGGTGCACCTGCTTCAGCTTCTTTTTTCCGTGACATCAGTACTAATGACTCTTCGAGAACCTGCATCTGCGATTCTAGCAATGATAGCTCAGTCTGAAAGAATACTTGACAAACCAGATGTTGCTCAACAAATGCTCTCACTTTTGAACCTGTCTAGTCCAGTAATCCAGTGTCATCTCTTAAATGCATTGAATAGCATTGCTGGTCATACTAGTGCAGTTAAAGTTAGAAAGAAGATGAAAGAGAATGGTGGAATTCAGCTTCTCATACCATTCCTTGTTTATGGTAATTCCAAAACCAGGAGTTCTGTCCTACAGTTGATATATACATTGTCTAAGGGTGATCAACAGGATCTGGCACAACAGCTCGGGGAAATGAATATTAATATAATTGCTGGTATCATCTCACAATCAACTCCTGAGAGTGAGAAGGCTGCAGCTGTTGGCATACTCAGCAATTTGCCATCAAGTGACAGAAAAGTCACAGATATGCTAAAACATGCTAATATGTTGCCTACTTTGGTTTCTATGTTGAGTTCCTTAAGTGCAGCTTCAACACCTACTGCAATGAGGACAGCAGAGAGCATTGCAGGTGTTCTAATTCGCTTCACAGCTCCTTCTGATAAGAAGTTGCAACATTTTTCAGCTAATCAAGGGGTGATTGCTGCTCTTGTAAAGTTACTTGTACACGGTTCAGTGGTGGCTAAAAGTAGAGCTGCAACATGTCTGGCTCAGTTATCACAGAACTCACTTTCTCTGAAGAAATCCAGAAAATCAAACTGGTTATGTGCGCCTCCTTCAATGGATGGCTATTGTGAAGTTCACGATGGATATTGCTCACCCAAAAGCACATTTTGTTTGATTAAGGCAGATGCCGTTCCTCATTTGATCCGAGTTCTCGAAGGTACAGAGAGGGAAGCAGATGAAGCTGTTCTTAGTTCACTTGCAACTCTCCTGCAAGAGGAAATATGGGAGAACGGGAGCTATCTCATAGCCAAATATTCAGGCATTCAAGCCATCATTAAAGTTATTGAATTTGGAAGTGTAAAGGCACAAGAAAAAGCCCTTTGGAATTTGGAAAGGATTTTTAGAGTTGAGTCGCACAGAGTACAGCACTGTGAATCTGCACAAGTGGTTCTCATTGATCTAGCACAAAATGGTGATCCTAAGTTGAAGCCAGCAAGTGCCAAGTTACTGGCACAACTTGAGCTCTTGCAAGTTCAATCCAGTTACTTCTGA